A part of Desulfovibrio psychrotolerans genomic DNA contains:
- a CDS encoding exodeoxyribonuclease III, producing the protein MRLVSWNVNGFRAISKKPEWNWFAACNADIIGLQETKARPEQVDEADRNPPGYQSYWFAAAVKKGYSGTAVFSRPAPLAVTYDLPCADYTGEGRVIHLEYPAFHYFNIYFPNGQSGEDRLRYKLGFYDAFLEHAQRLRQSKPIVVCGDFNTAHHPIDIARPKENEGISGFLPIERAWMDKLVAHGYADTFRLVHPQAADQYSWWSYRFKARERNVGWRIDYFFVSEELVPAVRDAWIEMDQFGSDHCPVGLELDV; encoded by the coding sequence ATGCGTCTGGTTTCCTGGAACGTGAACGGGTTCAGGGCAATAAGCAAGAAACCCGAATGGAACTGGTTCGCCGCGTGCAACGCGGACATTATCGGATTGCAGGAGACCAAAGCCAGGCCGGAACAGGTGGACGAGGCGGACAGGAATCCGCCCGGATACCAAAGCTACTGGTTTGCCGCTGCGGTTAAAAAGGGCTATTCCGGCACGGCGGTGTTCAGCCGCCCCGCCCCGCTTGCCGTGACATACGACCTGCCCTGCGCGGACTACACAGGTGAAGGCCGGGTTATCCATCTGGAATACCCCGCGTTTCACTACTTCAATATCTACTTTCCCAACGGGCAGTCCGGCGAAGACAGGCTGCGCTACAAGCTGGGCTTTTACGATGCTTTTCTGGAACACGCCCAGCGCCTGCGGCAGTCCAAGCCCATTGTGGTATGCGGCGACTTTAACACCGCCCACCACCCCATTGATATCGCCCGCCCCAAGGAAAACGAGGGCATCTCCGGCTTTCTGCCCATTGAACGGGCTTGGATGGACAAGCTGGTGGCACACGGTTACGCCGACACCTTCCGTCTGGTGCACCCGCAGGCTGCGGACCAATATTCGTGGTGGTCCTACAGGTTCAAGGCGCGCGAACGCAACGTGGGCTGGCGCATAGATTACTTTTTTGTCTCTGAGGAGCTGGTTCCCGCCGTGCGCGATGCATGGATAGAGATGGACCAGTTCGGCTCCGACCACTGCCCTGTGGGGCTGGAGCTGGACGTATAA